The following DNA comes from Frankia casuarinae.
CGGGCGCGGTCGCCCTCGGCCGGCTGCACGACGAACTCGACGAGATCCGCGCCGGGCTCGCCGACCTCGAACAGGCCGGCCTGTCCGTCGACGCGCTCGACGCGCTCGACGTCGACGGTGCCGACGGTGCCGACGGCGTCCGTGCCCTGGTCGAGGACACCCGGGCCGCCGCCGACCGGCTGCGCCGGCTGTCGGTCGGCTGGCTCACCACCGCCCGGGCGCAGTGCGCGGCGTCGGGTGAGCAGGCCAGGTTCTGGGCCGACCAGGCCACGGCCCTCGCCGCCGAGGTCGCCGAGCTGCGCCGTCTGACCACCCTCACCTTCGGCCGTTCCATCGAGCTGCCCGCCGGTGACCCGCGGGTCCAGCTGAGGCTGCTCGCCGACCTGCGGGGCCGCTTCGCCGCCGGCCGGGGGATCCCCCGCCTCGGCGGACGGGAGCTGCGGGACCTGCACGACGCGGTGCGCGTCGATGGGCTGGCCGCGCGCACGGGGGAGGACGTGGCAATCGTCGAGGCAGAGGTGCGCCGCCGTCAGACGCTGGCAGCCGCCGCCGCCCGTCAGGCCGCGATCGCCGCCGCCCTCGGCGGTGAGGCCATCGAGCCCGCGGCACCCGACGTCCTCACCCGGCTCGACGCGGTCGCCGGCGGCCTCGCCGACGCCGTCGACTGGGAACGCCGGGCGGCACCGGAGCTGTCCGCCCGGCTGCGCGCTGTCTTCCCCGCCGGCCATCCCGCCGGCCATCCCACCGGCCATCCCGTCACGACGACGCCTTCCGACCCGGACACGCTTTCCCACCTCGCCGGCCTGCTTGCCACGGCGACCGGCCGACGGCGCGAGAAGGAGATCGCCGGCGCGCTCGCCGAGGTAGAACGGGCGCTCGCCGAGGGAGGCCGTAGCCCGCGGGCCGGCCGGGTGTGGGCCGACCTGCACGAGGCGCTGACCAGGCGGGACCTGGCGACATGGACGGCGCTGCTCGACGAGAGCGCCCGGCTGGCGGCGCTGCGCCCCGGCGTGGAACGCCGGGACCGGCTGGCGGCCCGGCTGCGCGCGGTCGCGCCGCTGTGGACCGACGCCATCCTCACCGGACAGGGTGACCCGTCGAGCTGCGGCGAGGCGGTGCGGGCCAGCGAGGCGTGGCGCTGGCGCCAGGCCCAGACCTGGCTCGACGACCTGCACTCCGACGGCGACCTCACCACGCTCGGCCGTCAGCTCGCCGACGCCTCGCGGCACGTGCGCGCCCTGGTGCTGGAGACTGCGCGTCGCTCCGCCCGGCTGGGCCTGGCGATCCGGCTCGGCGACTCCCAGCGCCGGGCGCTGACCGGCTGGGTACAGGCACTCGACCGGATCGGGAAGGGCACCGGGAAGTACGCCCCGCGGTGGCGCGCCGAGGCCCGGGCCCACATGCGGGCGGCGATGGGCGCCGTGCCGGTGTGGATCATGCCGACGCACCGGGTGATGGAGAGCTTCGACCCGGGCGCCGACGACCTGTTCGACGTGGTCATCGTGGACGAGTCCAGCCAGTGCGACCTGCTGGCCCTCGGCGTGCTGAGCCTGGCCCGCAAGGCTGTCGTCGTCGGCGACGACGCCCAGACGAGTCCGGAGGCCGTCGGCATCGAACGGGCCAAGGTTCATGCCCTGATCGACGCGCACCTGCCCGACGTCGCCCAGCGTTCGCTGCTCGACGTGGAGGCGAGTCTCTACGACACCGCGGCCCGGGTCTTCCCGCGCACCATCGTGCTCAAGGAGCACTTCCGCTGCCTGCCCGACATCATCGGCTTCTCCAACCGCTTCTACGACCAGCAGATCCTGCCGTTGCGGGAGGATCCGGAGCTCGCCCTCGGCGCGCCGCTGCGACCCGTCCGGGTCCCCCGGGGCGCCCGGTCGCAGACCCGCTTCGGCGACGCGAACCCAGCGGAGGCGCAGGCCCTCGTCGAGCGGGTCCTCGCCTGCTGCGCCGACCCGGCCTACGACGGGATGAGCATGGGCGTGGTCACCCTGCTCGGCGCCGGCCAGCCCCGCCTCATCGAACACACCCTAGTCGAACGGCTCGGGGAGCGCGAGTTCTCCCGCCGCGACCTGCGGGTCGGCGACCCGTACCAGTTCCAGGGCGACGAACGGGACGTCATCTTCATCTCCGTCGTCGCGGACGACAACCGCTCGGCCGCCACCCGCCGCCGCGACCAGCAACGAGTCAACGTGGCCGCGAGCCGCGCCCGCAACCAGATGTGGGTGTTCCACAGCGTCGACCCGGCCACGCTGCGCGACGACGATGTGCGGCGCCAGCTGATCGAGTACATGTACGCCGGGCAGACCGGACGGCTCGACGCGGATCTGGCCGATCGCTGCGAGAGCGAGTTCGAACGGGCCGTCCTGCGCGAGCTCCTCGCCCGCGGCTACCGGGTGCGCCCCCAGCATCCGGTCGGGCGCTACCGGATCGACCTGGTCGTCGAAGGGGTCGCCACCACGCGAGCCACCGCCGAGCAAGCCGTCACCGAAGGAGCCACCGCCGGGGGTGTGGGGCGCCGCGGCCCCCGCCTCGCGGTCGAATGCGACGGTGACCGTTTCCACGGGCCCGACCAGTGGGAGGCGGATCTGCGCCGCCAGCGGATCCTGGAACGGCTCGGCTGGACGTTCTTCCGGATCCGCGGCTCGGAGTTCTACCGGCATCCTCGGCCGACCCTGGAGGCGCTGGTGCGACGTCTCGACCAGCTCGGCATCCACCCGGTGCCGGTGCCAGCACCAGCACCAGCACCAGCCGGCTCGCCGACGGAAGGGCCCTGATCTATCCGTTGGCGGCCCGGGGTTTGGGGCCGGTGGCGCGCATGTTCACCAGTCTGCCGAGCAGGTCGAACCAGAAGGGGGCGCCGGCGGTGAGCGCGAAGCAGGCGATCGCGATGCCGGCGATTTTCAGGAGCCACCCCTCGACGGAGTCGGGAACCTCCCGTGGGTCGTCGCGGCCCGCGGAGTTGTGGACCCAGCCGATCGGGAAGGCGAGCCCCGAGGCCTCGCGCACCGTCTTGATCACCTGTTCCGTGGCGTCCCCCACCATGGGCTGGTCGGAGGTGAGGCGGGTGCCGGAGGCGGGATCCCCGGCGAAACTCCCGGCGGAGCTCCCGGCCGCCTCGCCGGATGAGCCCACCTCGGCCTGGGCCGCGGTCACGGCCGCCTGCCGCACGGTGCCGTCCTGCCAGAACGCCCGTGCGAGCCCGATCGCGTCGAGGTTGAACAGGACGGACAGCAGGACCGCGTAGCCGAGCAGGAAGACGGCGATGCGCCGCTTGTACCACCCGGACAGGCGATCCATCGCGTCGTCGTACCACCGGGCCAGCTCGATGACGACCTTCTCGCGGTCCCCGCCGGCCTGGACTATCGCTGTGGTCATCGCGGTCTTCGCCGGGGAGGGGGGCATCGCGGCGAGCCCGTCCTCCATCGTTCCCACGGCTCCGGCCCTGGTGGCGGCGACGAGCGCGGCGGCCACGACCCGCCCGGTGGGGTGATCCACAGGCATCGCGTCGTACAGGGCCTGGGCGGACCTCTCCCCGAGGGCATGCCGGGCACCGTCGTAGGCCCGCCGGTACGCGGCCCTGGCCTCGTCGGGGACGTGGTCAGGCAGGGTGTCCGGGCGGAGCTGGGACAGCAGGGCCCGGGCGGGCGGGTCGACCCGGTCCAGCAGCGCCCGAGCGAAGGCGGTGGACGGCAGGTAGGACGGCAACCGCAGTGTGTGCGCGCGGCGCACCGAGGCCCAGGTACCGGAAACCGGCGGATGGTCGTCCATGGCCGGCAGGGAGGTGTCGCGGCCAGTGGCACGCATGGCCCGAAGCGGCCCGTCTAACAGTTCGGCGACGAGGTCCGTCCGATCCGCGGGCGGGTCCGCCCCCGGATCGGACGGTTCGGCGGGCCGGTCACCGCCGAGCAGCCGTCGCAGCTCGGCCTCCAGCTGGCGCCCCCGGTAGCGGAACAGAGCGAGCACGGCCTCGTTGATCCGGGAGACTGCGAGGCTGAACGCGGCAAAGAGCAACGCGAGCCCGATCAGGACATCAAGAGCGGATGAGTCCGGCATAACCCCCCCGATTCCGAGCCCGGGGCACCCGCGCCACCGCCTTCACGGCCGAGGAGTACGCCCCGGGACTGTCCTGGGCAGACCGCGCATTTCTACACCTCGGCGCAGAACCGGCACTCAGCGGCATCATCGGACACCTGGTCGAAGCGGGCGAAGAGGACACCAGACGACCGGGCCGCCCCGCTTCGAACAGCGGGCCATGCTGGCAGGCCTGACCGGCCGGAGAGACCTGAGCCCGTCGGAGGAGCCGGTGGGGGCGATCCAGGAGATCTTGGCAGCCGGCGCCGCCGAACTAGAGGGTGTCGTCGCGAAACGACCCCGCCCTGTCAAAGAGGGCGGGGTCAAACGATCGTAGCGACGCTCCGATAGGATGATCGTCTTGGCGTCGAGAGACTGGATGGTGGATGGGCCGGCGGGATGACTCGTCCACGCCCACCATGATATCCGTAGATCATCCGAAAGACGTTCTTCGTGCTCCACGTGCGTCAGCCCCACCGCCCGTTCGGGCGGTGGGGCTGCCCCCGGCACAGCCGCGGCGGCGATCGGTCCCCGGCCACTGGAGCCCGGCTACCTGTCCCCGGGTAGCGGAGCCGGAGGACCCGCTGATCAGTCCGGGGGATCGTCGCCGAAGGGCCCGTCCGGGCCGTACGCGGCGATCTCGATGTCGATCATTGGAGGGCGCTGCGGATCCTGCAGGGGACGCAGCGGTGAGGTCGTCCCGCGGTGGTCCGCCCCCTGTTCCCACACGTTGAACTCGGCCATACTCGCCCAGACGCTGACCACCGCGAACCGGGACGGGTCCGCCGCCGACCGGTGCAGCGTGTTACCGAGCAGGCCAGGCGTGCCGACCAGCTTGGAGCTGATCTCGTGGTAAGCCCGCTCCACCGCGCCGGGATCGTCGGGCGGGTCGACCGCCCACAGCATGACCCGAACCTTCGCCGGACCGGCCACGGTCAGCTTCCCGCCGGAACGGTCAGGGAGGCCGCGCCGGCCAACTGGGCGACGACGGTACCGGTGACCATCGAGGCACTGGCGCGCAGCGGGTGCAGCGCCTTGCGGTGCACCAGGTGACGCTCGCTGTGCTCGAACTCGCGAAACTGCTCCTCGTCAACCCAGTCACTGACGATGTAGTACGTGCTCGGCTCCTCCTCCGAGCGGATCAGCCACTGCCCGAGGTTCGCCGGGTGCGAGGTGACCGCGTCGCCGATCCGCAGCCAGGTCTGCTCGAACTCGGCCTCCCGACCGGGGTGGATCCGCATTGTCAGCATGATCCGAAAAGGCGGGGTCGAGGTCATCAGATGCCTCCGTCCACGGCAAAGGTGGCGCCGTTGACGTAGGACGACACGTCGCTGGCCAGGAACAGGACGACCGCGGCGACCTCCTCGGCCGTCCCGATGCGTCCCAGCGGGATGCGGTTGGTGTAGGCCGCCTTGACGGCCGGGTCGATGCCCTCGGCATGGTGGGTCTCGATGACTCCCGGGGAGACCAGGTTCACCCGGATGCCGCGGACACCGAGCTCCTTGGACAGCGAGCGGGTCAGTCCGATCAGGCCGGTCTTCGCCGCGGTGTAGTGGGCCCGCAGCGGCAGACCGACCACCCCGGAGCCGGATCCGATATTGATCACCGAACCGGAGTCCCCCAGCAACGACAACGCGCCCTGCGTGACGAGGTGAGTGGCGGTGAGGTTGGTGGTCAGCACCTGCGTCCACTCGTCCAGGGGCAGCTGCGCGTAGGGGATGTGGCTGATCGTGCCGACGTTGTTCACGACGATGTCGAGGCCGCCCAGGTGGGTGCCGGTGGCCTCGACGAGCTCGGTGATCTGGCCCGGATCGGCGACGTCGGCCTGGACGAGCAGATGGTCGCCGCCGGTGTCCTTGAGCTCGCGGCGCAGGCTCTCGGCCTCCTCGGTCTGGCGCTGGTGGCCGGCAACGACCGTCGCTCCGGCTCGGGCGAGGCCGAGCACCACGGCCCGTCCGATGCCGCGGGTACCGCCGGTAACCAGGGCGCGTCGCCCGGCCAGGTCTGGGAACATCGCTGACTGTCTCCTGTGTCAAGGTGTCGGCTGGTGAGGTTCGGCTGGTGAGGTTCGGCTGGTGAGGTTCGGCTGGTGAGGTTCGGCTGGTGAGGTTCGGCTGGTGAGGTTCGGCTGGTGAGGTTCGGCTGGTGAGGTTCGGCTGGTGAGGTTCGGCTGGTGAGCGGGGGCAGGCGATACGGGCAGGCGATACGGGTGGGTACGTCCTCCTCAGCAAGGACCGACGGCGCGAACCACGAGGCTGCTGTTGAAACCGCCGTAGCCGCGGGCGTTCACCAGCGCCACCCGCACGGGTACACGCCGGGGCGTGCGCACGAGGTCGAGCCCATGGGCCGGATCGGGGGTGTCGAGGTTGCCCACCGCCGGGATGACCCCGTCCCGGATGGACAGCAACGCCGCGGCTACCGTCAACGCCGAGCCGCCGGCGAGGAGCCGGCCGACGAAGCCCTGCGGCGCCGTCACCGGGACCGTCCGGGCCCCGAAGACCGTGCGGATCGCCGCCGCCTCCTGGGCGTCGAGGTCCGGTGAACCAGCGCCGTCCGCGAAGACGACATCGACGTCGTCCGGGGTGAGGCTGGCGTCGCGCAGGGCCCGGCGCATCGCGGTGGCGAGCCAGCGCGCGTCCGGGGCGGGGCGTTCGTGGTGGGCGGCGTCGTGCGTCGCGGCGTAGCCGGCGATCTCGCCGTAGACGTGCGGGGCTCCCCGGGCGGCGGCGGCGGCCGGATCCTCGAGCACGAGCGTCGCGCCACCCTCACCGGGCAGGTAACCGTTCGCCCGAACGTCGAACGGCTTGTAGCCGTCCGCCGCGACGGTCGCGGTGCTGACCCGGCCACCGGACAGATGGCCGGCAATCGCATAAGGCGTCAGGCTCGCCTCGGCCCCCCCGGCGAGCACCGTCGGCGTGCCGCGGCGGATAATCCGCCGGGCCTGGGCCAGGCTGTCGATTCCGCCGGCACCGTCACTGACCAGGACCCCCGACGGCCCCTTCAGACCATACCGGATCGAGGTCTGCCCGGTCGTCGCCGCGTAGAACCAGGCGATCGACTGATAGACGCTCACCGCGGTGCGGCCCCGGGTCCACAGCCGTCCCAGCTCGCGCTGCCCGATGTCGACACCGCCCGACCCGCTGCCGAACACCACCGAGGTCGCATACGGATCGTGCGCGGCGGGGTCGTAGCGCGCATCGGTCATGGCGAGGCGCGACGCGGCCATCCCGAACCAGGTCCACCGATCGGTCTGGACGATGTACCGCTTGTCGACGTAATCCTCGACCGCGAAACCGGCGACCTCGCCGGCAAGGGTGGCGTCGTACCAGGTGGTGTCGAACCGGCTGATCGGCGCGATCTTCAGCTCGCCGCGCAGAGTTGATGCCCAGTACTCCTCCGTCCCGATGCCGCTGGGCGCGAGGACGCCGAGACCGGTGACGACCGGCCGGACCGGGGCCTGCGGCGAACCGTCCCGGTACGCGGGTCCCGCGGCCGTCGCGACGGAGGCCTCCACGGCGGCGTTCATCGCGTCGGGGCGGCGAGGACGATCGCCGACTGGAAGCCACCGAAACCGCTGCCGACCGACAGGGCCACGTCGACAGTGTGGTCCCGGGCGATGTTCGGGACGTAGTCGAGATCGCACTCGGGGTCGCGGGTGGTCCAGTTGGCGGTGGGGGGGATGACGTCGTTCTCGATCGCCAGGGCGCAGGCGGCGATCTCGATCGACCCGATCGCGCCCAGCGAGTGCCCGATCATCGACTTGATCGAGCTGACCGGGATGTCATACGCCCGCTGTCCCAGCGAACGCTTGAAGGCGGCCGTCTCGTGCCGATCGTTCTGCTTGGTGCCCGATCCGTGCGCGTTGATGTAGTCGATGTCGTCGGCCCCGACCCGCGCCGCGTCCATCGCGACCCGGATCGCCTCGG
Coding sequences within:
- a CDS encoding AAA domain-containing protein, which encodes MSARDQVRGRSLRLLDYLAALAAERRGAPRRQLAEYVPAPLLPADVPSHPGVRLGPTTQRESWLEVARVPQPAAPSWPPPLDRYLAGTVVSPDAPPTIPAHLLDAEAVEQTGEREPPGVPGEERDAPPGAVALLDAWVRQVWRPWAPEARAARDARALYQRLFDLRLRLQREAATVELAWGHSVLCWRVGDATIIHPLLVTRMVLTVDPDSGVIRLHPDGPVSLETEPLHGLGLPGLDEMSALRDRLRTAPADPWDAPAQAELHRQILAPLGLDARATTGPVPPPGPSPVLVDTWAVYVRPRPALQAQFYAELRTALAERDLLPEAIAAVVADDRLVAAALGGDDRADGTLPEGAHADRGRGRRGHDGSPAGLGERLLMPLPTNADQERIARQLAGARGVTVQGPPGTGKSHTIANMICHLVAHGQRVLVTAQDEQALAVLRDKIPRELRDLTVAVLGSSRADLDELRAAIVEISGAVSEVDPARETAAVKALAEELDAARATARALELRMIDLLAGEAREFELPHGRERAPEVASWLAERAEELGFVPDRLDPTRALPLGPAELAELYRTAREITPADARAAAGNLPGDLPDGASLPGAVALGRLHDELDEIRAGLADLEQAGLSVDALDALDVDGADGADGVRALVEDTRAAADRLRRLSVGWLTTARAQCAASGEQARFWADQATALAAEVAELRRLTTLTFGRSIELPAGDPRVQLRLLADLRGRFAAGRGIPRLGGRELRDLHDAVRVDGLAARTGEDVAIVEAEVRRRQTLAAAAARQAAIAAALGGEAIEPAAPDVLTRLDAVAGGLADAVDWERRAAPELSARLRAVFPAGHPAGHPTGHPVTTTPSDPDTLSHLAGLLATATGRRREKEIAGALAEVERALAEGGRSPRAGRVWADLHEALTRRDLATWTALLDESARLAALRPGVERRDRLAARLRAVAPLWTDAILTGQGDPSSCGEAVRASEAWRWRQAQTWLDDLHSDGDLTTLGRQLADASRHVRALVLETARRSARLGLAIRLGDSQRRALTGWVQALDRIGKGTGKYAPRWRAEARAHMRAAMGAVPVWIMPTHRVMESFDPGADDLFDVVIVDESSQCDLLALGVLSLARKAVVVGDDAQTSPEAVGIERAKVHALIDAHLPDVAQRSLLDVEASLYDTAARVFPRTIVLKEHFRCLPDIIGFSNRFYDQQILPLREDPELALGAPLRPVRVPRGARSQTRFGDANPAEAQALVERVLACCADPAYDGMSMGVVTLLGAGQPRLIEHTLVERLGEREFSRRDLRVGDPYQFQGDERDVIFISVVADDNRSAATRRRDQQRVNVAASRARNQMWVFHSVDPATLRDDDVRRQLIEYMYAGQTGRLDADLADRCESEFERAVLRELLARGYRVRPQHPVGRYRIDLVVEGVATTRATAEQAVTEGATAGGVGRRGPRLAVECDGDRFHGPDQWEADLRRQRILERLGWTFFRIRGSEFYRHPRPTLEALVRRLDQLGIHPVPVPAPAPAPAGSPTEGP
- a CDS encoding antibiotic biosynthesis monooxygenase family protein, which gives rise to MLWAVDPPDDPGAVERAYHEISSKLVGTPGLLGNTLHRSAADPSRFAVVSVWASMAEFNVWEQGADHRGTTSPLRPLQDPQRPPMIDIEIAAYGPDGPFGDDPPD
- a CDS encoding beta-ketoacyl synthase N-terminal-like domain-containing protein encodes the protein MNAAVEASVATAAGPAYRDGSPQAPVRPVVTGLGVLAPSGIGTEEYWASTLRGELKIAPISRFDTTWYDATLAGEVAGFAVEDYVDKRYIVQTDRWTWFGMAASRLAMTDARYDPAAHDPYATSVVFGSGSGGVDIGQRELGRLWTRGRTAVSVYQSIAWFYAATTGQTSIRYGLKGPSGVLVSDGAGGIDSLAQARRIIRRGTPTVLAGGAEASLTPYAIAGHLSGGRVSTATVAADGYKPFDVRANGYLPGEGGATLVLEDPAAAAARGAPHVYGEIAGYAATHDAAHHERPAPDARWLATAMRRALRDASLTPDDVDVVFADGAGSPDLDAQEAAAIRTVFGARTVPVTAPQGFVGRLLAGGSALTVAAALLSIRDGVIPAVGNLDTPDPAHGLDLVRTPRRVPVRVALVNARGYGGFNSSLVVRAVGPC
- a CDS encoding antibiotic biosynthesis monooxygenase family protein, yielding MTSTPPFRIMLTMRIHPGREAEFEQTWLRIGDAVTSHPANLGQWLIRSEEEPSTYYIVSDWVDEEQFREFEHSERHLVHRKALHPLRASASMVTGTVVAQLAGAASLTVPAGS
- a CDS encoding SDR family NAD(P)-dependent oxidoreductase, which translates into the protein MFPDLAGRRALVTGGTRGIGRAVVLGLARAGATVVAGHQRQTEEAESLRRELKDTGGDHLLVQADVADPGQITELVEATGTHLGGLDIVVNNVGTISHIPYAQLPLDEWTQVLTTNLTATHLVTQGALSLLGDSGSVINIGSGSGVVGLPLRAHYTAAKTGLIGLTRSLSKELGVRGIRVNLVSPGVIETHHAEGIDPAVKAAYTNRIPLGRIGTAEEVAAVVLFLASDVSSYVNGATFAVDGGI